From bacterium:
ATAGTCCGATCGGTAGTAAAGCAAGCAGCGTGCCAAAGGAAATCGGCCAACACTGGCCGTTTTACGCCGCACCATCCCCGCGTTTAAAGCGCCACCTTGACATCGCCGCGGGGGAGAGTGCCTTTTTGGCCTAGCCGCGGCCCACCTTCTTTATCCTCGTCTTGAAAATCCTCCGCGCCGGCGGGTCCGTATAAACCTCTACCGCCGGGGAGGCTTTCGGCAAGAGACGCCACCAGGCCAGCCCCAGCAGCACGAAGCCGACGACGACCGCCCACTGGTTCGTCGTCAACCCCAGCCAGAAGGCCTGTTTGTCGCCCCGGAGGAAGTCCATCACGAAGCGGATTGCCCCGTAGCCAAAGCCGTACACGAGGAAGGTCGCCCCCTGGCGCCTTTTCTTCGCAAATTTCTCGAAAGCGATTATCCCTAAAAACAGAAGCAGGCTCAGTCCCGACTCCAGGAGCTGGGTCGGGATCAGCGGGACGCCCTTCAGCCCGCAGACCGAATCCGGGTGGGTGAAGGTGACGCCCCACCAGGCGTGGGTGGGTTTGCCGTAGCAGCACCCGGCGGAAAAGCAGGCCTGGCGCCCCAGAGCCTGGGCCAAAGGCAAGGCCCCGGCCAGGGCATCGGCCACCCCGAGGAACCCGATTCCCTCTTTACGACGGGAAATCAACCAGAGCGCCAGACCGCCTCCCAACAGGCCGCCGGTGATGCTGATGTTGCTCCGACCGAAGAGGAAACCCAGGGGATCGGCCCAGAAATAGTCCAACTGGAGGAAGACCGTGAGCAGCTTGGCCCCGAAAAGACCGGCTACGATGACGATCACCGACAGGAGGAGGACGTCGTCGAAGGGCAGACCGAGCATGCGCTTGCCGCGCCGGGCGAAGATGACGAGGCCGACGAGGATCGCCACCGTGAACCAGACGCCGTACCACCGGATATCGAAGGTCTCGCCGGTGAACGGGTTGGGTATGTCGCGGAGAAAAACGGGGTACATGGATACCTAGCTCGCGCAGGGGAGCGGCTATCTTACCAGACGGC
This genomic window contains:
- a CDS encoding prolipoprotein diacylglyceryl transferase, whose amino-acid sequence is MYPVFLRDIPNPFTGETFDIRWYGVWFTVAILVGLVIFARRGKRMLGLPFDDVLLLSVIVIVAGLFGAKLLTVFLQLDYFWADPLGFLFGRSNISITGGLLGGGLALWLISRRKEGIGFLGVADALAGALPLAQALGRQACFSAGCCYGKPTHAWWGVTFTHPDSVCGLKGVPLIPTQLLESGLSLLLFLGIIAFEKFAKKRRQGATFLVYGFGYGAIRFVMDFLRGDKQAFWLGLTTNQWAVVVGFVLLGLAWWRLLPKASPAVEVYTDPPARRIFKTRIKKVGRG